In Bacillus methanolicus, the following proteins share a genomic window:
- a CDS encoding YwdI family protein yields MNISIQKMLGKIEKELQAAKNVSSVSLVREKIYAIKTMCDLILEESETEWPTEVEAAKFVSASPSGKINVQQPRRMEMEDDANGESIFDF; encoded by the coding sequence ATGAATATTTCTATACAGAAAATGCTTGGTAAGATAGAAAAGGAATTACAGGCGGCAAAAAATGTTTCATCCGTTTCATTGGTTAGGGAAAAAATTTATGCGATTAAAACGATGTGTGACTTGATTTTAGAAGAGTCAGAAACCGAATGGCCGACAGAGGTGGAAGCTGCCAAGTTTGTTTCTGCCTCTCCGTCAGGAAAAATAAACGTACAGCAGCCTCGGCGAATGGAAATGGAAGATGACGCAAATGGTGAGTCAATTTTCGATTTTTAA